Genomic segment of Hydractinia symbiolongicarpus strain clone_291-10 chromosome 5, HSymV2.1, whole genome shotgun sequence:
ACCATCGTTAACGTATAGTTTCCGCAAGGTCTACTTCgggaaaacaaaaaaagagttTTGATCGTTTACCGTCAGCTTCAAATCAAGGTAATGATGGATCGTTTTCCACAAATTTCCAGGTCTGTTTGTGTGAAAAGGGCAaaggaatatttttctttattgagACATATGCAATTTATCACACTGGTTCTATTCTCTTATTGACAGGCCAACAAGGAATATTTGCATGAAGTTCTTGTAAGCTTTGTGTGTTTGCCATCAACcctttttgctttcttttttagacTGTTCGATTTAAGAATGAGTTGGAAAGAAACATCACAATTAAACTTGGCTATGCAAACGCAAAAGTAAATTTACTATGTTGTACCTGTAGTTTGCctgactttttttaataattgtgCTTTATGTTCAgatttataaatgtgacagtcCTGCTTGTCATCGACCTGGCTGTTACAGATCATTTGGAAGTAGTAAAGAAGATGTATCACCCTGTGAGCGACCTGGTTGTACAGGCAAATATAGGCTAGTAAGGTAAGGGTACGTTTTTTTCTATGGAAGGCGTAagtgaaattgttttttattgaggGAACTAACTTCTGGATATTGTCAAAGTTTAGTCCAAATAGGAAatgaaaaactatatttttcaaGTGTTGTCTTAAGTTTTTCCAACTTAACATGAAGTTATGGTAAACTCTGTTGTAGTGTTTATGTTTCTAGTTATTGTTGTGATAGCTTCAGCCCCAAAACTGTTTCTTGTAATAACAGTTTCTTCAAATTCTCTGTGTGTAACCATCTGTAAGataagttcaattttctcacttgTATGTAGCACAGAGgacaaatataaaaagtttgTTAAAGTAAAGTTAGGGGTACTCTGTGGTGTAAATTGTAAGTTAAATTTAATTCTTCAGTATTTATCATCTTTTTTTACTACTTTTTCGATTTAGACATGTGTCTTTTGTGGACTGCCCTGGTCACGATATTCTTATGGCCACCATGTTGAATGGAGCTGCAGTTATGGATGCTGCGTTGTTGTTAATTGGTTGGTAGTTgtctgtttaatttttattgatagTTTTAAATTATCATAACCCAAAGTTTTTTAGTTGGTTTATGGTTAGCATGCTCAATATCACCCTGAgataaatgactgaattaaGCTATTACGTATTTATTCACTTTTATCACAGCTGGAAACGAATCATGTCCTCAGCCCCAAACATCTGAACATCTTGCTGCAATTGAAATTATGAAGTTGAAACATATGATTatattgcaaaataaaatagatttagTGAAAGAAACACAAGCAAAGGAGCAGCATGAACAGATTCTTAGATTTGTTAAAGGTAATATAAATTTTCCAGAATAAACCTTCTTTTTAAAGTTCTTACAGTATGAATGGAGGCAATATAACAGCTTTTCATTATGTTCTTTAATTTACGGTACATGTCACCTGAATTTCTGAAATCACTTTTTATTCTCTTATTCTACAAATAGTTGTTTTGGTTATAAATTATCAATTGTAACTTTGCCATTTTCTTCATTGATATTCCTCTTTCAGGAACCATTGCGGAAGGTTCTCCAATTGTACCAGTGTCAGCTCAGCTGAAATACAACATTGAAGTAATTTGTGAATATATTTGCAAGAAGATTCCTGTTCCTGTGCGAGATTTCACATCTTTACCTAGATTAATTGGTAAGCTTATTCTTTGAACAGATGTATTTAGTCATCCTTCTGATATCTTTTCACATTAAAAGATTACCGAAAATTGTCAAATGAATTAagtttttcttcgttttttgCGAACATTTGCAGTAATTTAAACTTCTCCCCCCCCCTCCTCCACCCCCCTCCTCcaccaaaaaagaaaatttaagaatAAGGAACACGCGGAAGTTTATTTTCTCTAAAAATATTGTAAACTCTTAGTCAAATCAAATCTAATAATATAGTATTCGAAGGTATATAAAAAACTCTTAAATAcgcgaaaatttatttctgCAAATATACCTTGAAAGTTGGTTTTTTCGATGATTTTGCTAAAGTATTTTAGTGAGTGTCCATTTCTTGCTAAACATTTATCAAAATCTCCCAAAACAtggaatttttgtgtttttttctaaatttgggaaatttgaaaaaactcTGTTCATTCTGTTACTACCCATTAtctcaaagaatttttttttttttaacatcacAGTTAGTACGTTGTAAGGACCACTTATTACCAAATGCTCATAAATATTTAGTTATTCGTTCATTTGACGTCAACAAACCAGGGTGTGAAGTTGATGATTTGAAAGGTGGTGTTGCTGGTGGAAGTATTCTGAGAGGTGTACTCAAGGTATTACCTAGTGGTTGATGCCACTAAGTTAATTTTGTGGAACTAAGATACAAGTACCATAACTTAGCAATAATGATCAAGCTGAAAAGATGTAGGTTTTGAAAGAGGATTTTATCTTATAATTTACGATTTATTCTAATAATCTAAGGTTAATCAAGAAATCGAAATTCGTCCTGGTATCATCTCGAAAGATTCAGAGGGACGATTACGTTGTCAGCCCATCTTCTCAAAGATTGTTTCACTGTTCGCCGAGCATAATGATTTGCAGTACGCTGCACCAGGTGGTCTGATTGGCGTCGGAACAAAAATCGACCCTACTTTGTGTAGAGCAGATCGTATGGTCGGACAAGTGCTTGGTGCTGTCGGAGCACTTCCTGACATATTCACTGAGCTTGAGATCAGTTACTTTCTGCTTAGAAGGTTGCTGGGAGTAAAAACAGAAGGTGACAAAAAGGGTGCTAAGGTGCATTTTTTCTTCAGTTATTCTTGTGAAATTCGCTAAATAAGAAAAAGTTTACAAGTTTCTCAATTTCTTAAATAACGTTAAAGGAGAAAAAATTTAGCACAGAGCAAAATTTTAGAGATTTATGAACAAATTTGCTACTGCGATTTTAGGTTTTACAACTTTTTGGTATGTCAATTTTTTATATAGGTACAAAAGTTAAGTAAAAATGAAATGCTGATGGTAAATATTGGATCTCTGTCAACTGGCGGGAGAGTACTGGCTGTGAAAGCTGATTTGGCAAAAATTGTTTTGACGCAACCAGTCTGTACTGAAATTGGGGAGAAGATTGCCTTAAGTAGGAGAGTTGACCGTCATTGGAGGTAAGCAGAGGTGATTTTTCGATAGGATGCGATTAAATGTGGTGTGTGGTGTAATAACTTTTAATAAATGTTTATAGGTTGATTGGTTGGGGTGAAATTCGTCGTGGGGTAACCATCAAACTCGATCAGTAGCCGAAATTTAAAAGGTACTTGCAATGTTAACAAATTTTGTTCGCTGTTTTTCAGATTTAAGATATTTTTCTGTAGtattacaaaaaaagaagaTGAACTGAACTATTATTTTACCCATAAGCCTTAGAAACCTTAAATAACGATTTATTGACAAATCCATAGATTTATTCCTGTTGTTAATTCTTCCACAAACAATCCCTACAAACAAGGTGTATTTTAATATACAGGTTGCTATAATCCTCAACTTTTGTTCACGTTTTTGGTGATCGGTTTACTTGTTTAATATTTCACGACTCTGTCTTCTAGATAACGTCTTTTTTTTCCATTTAGAAGTCGTGAGAGTATTTTTAATGTGCTGATGCGTACGTCTCACTGTATCGTGATaatggaaaataaatattttttttaatcaccaTTAATTATCTGTTTTGTTACTATTTTCTGTGTCAAACAGTATTTCCTCCTTGTCCTAAATACAAAGTAATCTTACTAGTAAGTGAAAACACAAAACACTGTTTCTAGCAATATGTAGATAGTCACCTGTTTAGGGTACTTTTACCGTGAAAAACTTTTGGAAGAAGAAaaatttgctaattttttttacatttttgaccATACACTTTCGAAGAAATGATAATTTTTGATTATGTATTTAAACGATACCTGGTTAATAGTGCAATTTCCTatatttgattttaaatttcGGGACTGAAAACTCGACTTATGCATGAATGAAATATCCTAACATTAGTTAAACATGGTATCTGATGGAGATTGATAATATGAATATTAAATGTTGATATGTCAGTATTTCcaaataagtttttttgttaattataaCACACTGCCTCAAAGTAAGCTATTTTGTTCTTCACTCTCGTACTTTACCTGAAATAAGTTTAAATGTTTAGCGATGACATTTTGAGGTCTTATTTACGTGTTCTTTGATTATATACCCAAGGTTTTTCCTTGCTTCTCTAGTTGAGACTTCgcatttattataaaatttaagaaaaaaacgcTGACATGTCATAATATCATTGTTAGGCATTTAACGGACTACCTCAGTAATGGAACATAAATTGACATTCAATCGTATTTTTTTGCTAGAGTGATTTTCACTTGTTGAAGTACGTGGACTTGCTTTTTGTGCATGTTGATCTGTAAAATACCACAAGGCTGTGTGTTGATCTGTAAAATACCACAAGGCAATCAAATTAATCTTGAAACCAAAAATATACATAATTGGGATCAAAAACTGCCAATTGATTTTTGTCTAGTTTAATGTTAATACAGTGGTACCTGTAACTGGGTGTCTGCCAGATCTTAAAAACTTTGAATATCCATCATTCTTCATAAAAAAATCATGGAATATAAATACTACGAGTCTTAAATTTCCTAATGTACACCGTTTTATAAACATACACGTGAGCACAACGTGGCTGAAAATgtccaaaataaaaatatatttatgagCTTACCGCCACCCTGGAAAATATATATGGATATTATTATAGGCTTAAGCTTgctcttaaaaaaaaacaatttgccaTTTTTCAGACTTTAAGTGATATCGTTTTTGTTGAGTTTGAAAAAAGCCGGTTTTAAACCGACAAAATTTTGTTGCTCGTAGCTAGGTGAAAATGTGGAACACGTATTGACGGTTTAAAAGGTTGCGTGTTTAAGCGTACATGCGCGCGTGAGGTACAAAATGACATCGACTAGCCGTCATTTTTGTTTATCTTGATTTCGCGTGCACTTAAACCAGAACTCGAGTTGTCCCAGTGGGTAATGTCTttgcaaccttgtccccaggaccCCTTTTCGCTTTgtcttgggaacgaggttactCTTTCTggcgtttttattattttagttaCTGAAAAATTTTATGCAGAACGTAGACTGTGTTAAAGTGTTTGAATCACTGTTGTAAATGTAGGTCCTTTGTTGTAATGTATAGACTAGAGACGTACATCGGTATTGCCTATCCAATTTCCCCCAGGCATAAGTTGACCGGTAGCTGTGGCTGGATCGAGCCACCGCTCTATGATTATGAAATCACGGAAACACACGCGGCACATAAAGTCCCGGTTGTCAAATTGCGACTGGTCtttaagataattttaaaatttccactCACTTTCggctttttcaaaacatttaaaCATATTTCCGGCAAATTGTTAATGAATACTTGTTTTCACGCTCAGTGAGTTTAACGTAAACAATCACCCGCATTTGAAAGCTCTGCAACAATCACACTCGGTATGAAAAAACCTGAGCAGTATTATAGACGAACAAAAATCAAATATATAATAGTCAAGAACATATAACAAAAGACATGTTAACAAGCTAGTATATGttggaagaaatttaaaataatagcaAACATGAACACTAAGATGATTCCTGTATCATCTTACTACAAGCGTATGTTCCTTCTGTTAGTATTTTCATTACAATTCGTCCACTCATCGTACCATGTTTACCCCAGTAGCAACAAGCAGCACAAGCGTAGATACTTATCAGATTCTGGCTTCAAGAAAGTTAAGAGGTACCTGTATAGGAAATATATAGAAGCGCATAAAGAAGACCAACCATATTCtggcaaatatttttcaaatacgTGGGCTGTTCATGTGGACCCACCAACAAAAGAGGTAGCGGATCGCGTAGCAAAGAAGCATGGTTTTATTAACATAGGAAAGGTAAATTTGGATTTTTGATGCATGTATATCAAAGCTTATATGGCCTTTATAGGTAGCTATATCTTAGCTATGTTATCATGAATCATGATGGAAACAGCATACTGTGGTACAGCTCCAATTAGGACTTTGTAAATTTAGGTGCATTTAAGTAAAATAAAGGCTTTGCAAATTTAGGGACattgttaaaataattattgcaAAATAATTAGTAAACATTATGAAGCCGGTGTCTAATAGATAGCACAAAGCGAGCCTGCCGGCACCTACAAATTCTTAAATGTACGTCGTGGTAGTAAGTAAAAGGATAGTAGGACGATCGAATTTCCAATGGCGTTAGAACTTTTTgaagaaattaaggagaataaaaatagaaaagaaaactGTAATTCTCACTGAACAATTTATTTCCACTTAGAATAATAatcataaatatattaaatattgaGAAGATAAGGAAGTAAGATAGTGGGAATGGTTATCCGACAGCTTTCTTATCCCACTCAAAATTGTTGTAACACATTCAGTCGGCAATGAAATGATAACTTTTGAAACAAGAAGTGTGAACATGAATACACAACATCCGAAtgaactatctgagttcatcgtTACATTTTCCGCACGTAGTATAGTGGGTTAGTCtgtggctcccagttctggggaccgcggatcaaaTCCCGCTCGCTGCCAAGCAGTATGTTAGCGATgagcaaagtagttcttcttcaatagcAAGTGTAGAATCCGACGTTTAAAAGACGCCCTGTTGTTTAGCAGATACAATCGCTGTTTGTGATTGGTTTAATCTTCCAGACGTAGAACCTCAAAGTACTTGCGCGTACACAAAAATTTATTGGACACTGGACTTTTAAGAACaagtaataacaaataaatatactttttttatagattgGTAATATTCCAGGTCATTATCATTTTAAACATATCGATATTGCTGAAAAGCGTGACACTATAGCTAGACATAAAACAAACTTGCTAGAACAAGAAGATAATGTAAGCCATTTTTAAATGTATTTGGGAAAGTCTCTttggaaatacttcatttctAGTTGCCATCTTTTACCTTATATCGTCAATGGATTATTTTTTCAAGCTAACAATAATTTAGCTAATTCTGTAATAGATTCCACCCTGTTAGATTAcccaatgttttttatattgttgGTATTAAAATATTCGAGCAAGTCGTGTAATGGAAACACGAATTTCGATATATAAAGAACGGGCGAACCAGTGGATTTATTCAGGGATTACCGACtagtctttttaaaaaatagccgTCATCTGTGTGTCTCTGCTTAAAATGGTactgcaagtagcgagacacacaaaattcggtaaataaaggacgggcgacccctaGGATTTTTTCACGGACTATCGACtagtatctctttaataatagccgtcgtctgtctgtatgTCCGCGAAAGCCacctcccgtaacggaaacacgaaattcgatatataaaggacgggcgaccccgtggaaaaatccacgggttgcaactagtctttataataatagccttttttctgtctgtccgcgagtaACGACTAGTTTTAAATAGTTTATTAACTATTTTTGTACATCCCATTATAGCTTTATGTTTACACCTAGCTTACGCGTTGGTAAAATTATTTCTAACCATTTTCAATTTTTAGGTAAGGTATGCGGTTcagcaaaaaatattagaaCGTTTTAAAAGGGATGAAATTCCTACTGATCCTTATATAAAAGATATGTGGTACATTGTAAGTATATTAATTATTCGTTTTTTCGTTCGTTAGGTCAGTCAGCGGGTCGACGGGTTAACGGGTCGGACGATCGGTGGCTCGGGGGTCAGTCAGTCAGCCGGTCGGTCgttatatttttcatatttatatttcCTTTAGTTAAATACTGGTCAAGCTAGTGGTCCAGCTGGTGTAGATATGAATGTAGTTCCCGtatggaaaaataatataaccgGAAAAGGAGTAGTTATTTCCGTTTTAGATGATGGTGAGTAGGATATATTTCAATAGTAAGTTCAGGGGGTGTACTACTCTACCGTTCTCAAatactttttcattttattagAGGATGTTAAGGTAAATTTTTACTGGAACAGGTTTTGCGTCATGGCGCCTTATGACCATGCCTTTCGCGCCACAAAATGACATGTACTTACTTTTGGCTTCTCACGTTTTTGCAGCAATTGACGAATTGTTATATAAGCGTTTTTATTGTTATTCAcctgttttttttctattaagtacaaaaataaaacgaaatattataaattaaatgTGAACATAACACACGCGGCGAGGTGTCGCTCCACAGAgaactttcttttttcagtgtGAATGGAGCTATGgagtgcaaaaaaatcttttccgCAAAATGAAATTCCTTTTACT
This window contains:
- the LOC130645395 gene encoding eukaryotic translation initiation factor 2 subunit 3, with protein sequence MTDADPASAQPHLSKQDLSTLDVTTLNPLSPEIISRQATINVGTIGHVAHGKSTVVKAISGVQTVRFKNELERNITIKLGYANAKIYKCDSPACHRPGCYRSFGSSKEDVSPCERPGCTGKYRLVRHVSFVDCPGHDILMATMLNGAAVMDAALLLIAGNESCPQPQTSEHLAAIEIMKLKHMIILQNKIDLVKETQAKEQHEQILRFVKGTIAEGSPIVPVSAQLKYNIEVICEYICKKIPVPVRDFTSLPRLIVIRSFDVNKPGCEVDDLKGGVAGGSILRGVLKVNQEIEIRPGIISKDSEGRLRCQPIFSKIVSLFAEHNDLQYAAPGGLIGVGTKIDPTLCRADRMVGQVLGAVGALPDIFTELEISYFLLRRLLGVKTEGDKKGAKVQKLSKNEMLMVNIGSLSTGGRVLAVKADLAKIVLTQPVCTEIGEKIALSRRVDRHWRLIGWGEIRRGVTIKLDQ